A region of Bradyrhizobium sp. SZCCHNS1050 DNA encodes the following proteins:
- a CDS encoding M81 family metallopeptidase, whose protein sequence is MRVFSAALATETNTFAPMPTGLATFHERAYFPAGTHPDKMQMHGGPLWAARQVGPSKGWTLIEGLVAAAVPNGLVTRAAFETLRDQILADLEAALPVDMALIGLHGAMIADGYDDCEGELLARIRDIVGPDVVIGATLDPHVHMSELMVRSADLLICWKEYPHTDILERAQDLVKHCTELAEKRLKLQKALVDTDMIVTLHTTREPVRSFVDRITALEGKDGIVSVSIVHGFGWGDTPDMGTKVLVYSDAAVDPDGAKAQALARKLADELIGMREAVTERMPGVDAALDQALAKDGAIVLGDASDNPGGGAPGDSTFILRRLLDRNIGNACLGPLWDPIAVRIAFDAGVGAKLPLRIGGKIGPLSGDPVDATWEIKALKENMVMTGLAGTPAKLGDCALIGSNGVEVVITTFRCQAFGTDFFTQLGCDPATRKLVVVKSAQHFRAAFAPIAADIIMVDAPGVVARDVTTLPYKKIKRPKWPLDELPQSSRA, encoded by the coding sequence ATGCGTGTCTTCTCCGCCGCCCTTGCCACCGAGACCAACACTTTTGCGCCGATGCCGACGGGGCTCGCGACCTTCCACGAGCGTGCCTACTTCCCGGCCGGAACGCATCCGGACAAGATGCAGATGCATGGCGGGCCACTATGGGCGGCGCGGCAGGTCGGGCCATCGAAAGGTTGGACCTTGATCGAGGGGCTGGTCGCCGCAGCGGTGCCGAACGGGCTCGTCACCCGCGCCGCGTTCGAAACCCTGCGCGACCAGATCCTCGCCGACCTCGAAGCCGCGCTGCCGGTCGACATGGCGTTGATCGGCCTGCACGGCGCGATGATCGCCGACGGCTATGATGATTGCGAGGGCGAGCTGCTCGCGCGCATCCGCGACATCGTCGGACCCGATGTGGTCATCGGTGCGACGCTCGACCCCCACGTTCACATGAGCGAGCTGATGGTCAGAAGCGCCGATCTTCTGATCTGCTGGAAGGAATATCCGCACACCGACATTCTCGAGCGGGCCCAGGATCTGGTGAAACATTGCACCGAGCTCGCCGAGAAGCGGCTGAAGCTGCAGAAGGCCCTGGTCGACACCGACATGATCGTCACCCTGCACACCACGCGCGAGCCGGTGCGCAGCTTCGTCGACCGCATCACCGCGCTGGAAGGCAAGGACGGCATCGTCTCGGTCTCGATCGTTCACGGCTTCGGATGGGGCGACACGCCTGACATGGGCACCAAGGTGCTGGTCTATAGCGATGCCGCCGTCGATCCCGATGGCGCCAAGGCGCAGGCGCTGGCGCGCAAGCTCGCGGACGAGCTGATCGGCATGCGCGAGGCGGTGACCGAACGCATGCCCGGCGTCGATGCTGCGCTCGACCAGGCCTTGGCGAAGGACGGCGCCATCGTGCTCGGCGATGCCAGCGACAATCCCGGCGGCGGTGCGCCCGGCGATTCCACGTTCATCCTGCGCCGGCTGCTCGACCGCAACATCGGCAATGCCTGCCTCGGTCCGCTCTGGGATCCGATCGCGGTGCGCATCGCCTTCGATGCCGGCGTCGGCGCCAAGCTGCCGCTGCGGATCGGCGGCAAGATCGGGCCGCTGTCGGGTGATCCCGTCGATGCGACCTGGGAGATCAAGGCGCTGAAGGAGAATATGGTGATGACGGGCCTTGCCGGCACGCCCGCCAAGCTCGGCGATTGCGCGTTGATCGGGAGCAATGGCGTCGAGGTCGTGATCACCACGTTCCGCTGCCAGGCGTTCGGCACCGACTTCTTCACGCAGCTCGGCTGCGATCCTGCCACGCGCAAGCTCGTCGTGGTGAAATCCGCCCAGCATTTCCGCGCGGCATTTGCGCCGATCGCGGCCGACATCATCATGGTCGATGCGCCCGGCGTGGTCGCGCGCGACGTGACGACGTTGCCCTACAAGAAGATCAAGCGTCCGAAATGGCCGCTCGATGAGTTGCCGCAATCATCGCGAGCATGA
- a CDS encoding MFS transporter: MAPSETDRGPLSRGGQAAHPLFAVGAVLLGSFLANFDSRLTSVGLPDLRGAFSLGFDEGAWLSTAAIGSQIVIAPAVAWLATVFGLRRVLGIPSLIYAVLSLIIPFVRDYPTLIALAILHGMLLGTFVPATLMIIFRNLPIRWWLPAISIYAIRVGFALDTSTSLVGFYVEHLGWQWLYWQGVVLAPLMALMVYLGTPAEPVNRALLENADWGGMLLLGSAVAMIYAGLDQGNRLDWLQSGTVMALLCGGAALFVLFLVNEALAPQPWAHFNVLFSRNIGLSLVVILLYTLTSLSNASLVPNFLVTITQLRPEQSGSLLLFYGALPMVVLVPLSIVLLRHLDPRIVVVLGLSAFAAANLLGTQITHAWAREDFIVIVVLQSIGQALTLLPIIILALSNSDPARATSFAAYIQVMRLGGAEIGVALMGTWLRVREQVHSAYLGLNIQSGDLDVARALQRLTGYFAAHGGGQAKARAVGTLAAQVQREANVLAYLDAFWLCFWLAIAALLLVALITRAPSGPFSPTPIGLRAAWMRRFGTSTT, translated from the coding sequence ATGGCGCCAAGTGAGACCGATCGCGGACCGCTGTCGCGCGGCGGCCAGGCGGCGCATCCGCTGTTTGCCGTCGGCGCCGTCCTGCTCGGCTCGTTCCTGGCGAATTTCGACAGCCGGCTGACCTCGGTCGGCCTGCCCGATCTGCGCGGCGCGTTCTCGCTCGGTTTTGACGAGGGCGCCTGGCTGTCCACCGCGGCGATCGGCTCGCAGATCGTCATCGCGCCGGCCGTGGCGTGGCTCGCGACCGTGTTCGGTCTGCGCCGTGTGCTGGGTATTCCCAGCCTGATCTATGCGGTGCTGTCCCTGATCATTCCGTTCGTGCGCGACTATCCGACCTTGATCGCGCTCGCGATCCTGCACGGCATGCTGCTCGGCACCTTCGTGCCGGCCACGCTCATGATCATCTTCCGCAACCTGCCGATCCGCTGGTGGCTGCCGGCGATCTCGATCTATGCGATCCGGGTCGGCTTCGCGCTGGATACCTCGACCTCGCTGGTCGGCTTCTATGTCGAGCATCTCGGCTGGCAGTGGCTGTACTGGCAGGGCGTCGTGCTGGCGCCGCTGATGGCGCTGATGGTCTATCTCGGCACCCCGGCCGAGCCCGTCAACCGCGCGCTGCTCGAGAACGCCGACTGGGGCGGGATGCTGCTGCTCGGCAGCGCCGTGGCGATGATCTATGCCGGTCTCGACCAGGGCAACCGACTCGACTGGCTGCAATCGGGCACGGTGATGGCGCTGCTGTGCGGCGGCGCCGCGCTGTTCGTCCTGTTCCTCGTCAACGAGGCGCTCGCCCCGCAGCCATGGGCGCATTTCAACGTGCTGTTCTCGCGCAACATCGGGCTGTCGCTGGTCGTGATCCTGCTCTACACGCTGACCAGCCTCTCGAATGCGTCGCTGGTGCCGAACTTCCTCGTCACCATCACGCAGTTGCGGCCGGAGCAGAGCGGCTCGCTGCTGTTGTTCTACGGCGCGCTGCCGATGGTCGTGCTGGTGCCGCTGTCGATCGTCCTGCTTCGCCATCTCGATCCCCGCATCGTCGTCGTGCTCGGTCTCAGTGCCTTCGCGGCGGCCAATCTGCTCGGCACCCAGATCACCCATGCCTGGGCGCGCGAGGATTTCATCGTCATCGTCGTGCTGCAGTCGATCGGACAGGCCCTGACCTTGCTTCCGATCATCATCCTCGCGCTGTCGAATTCCGATCCGGCGCGAGCGACGTCCTTTGCGGCCTATATCCAGGTGATGCGGCTCGGCGGCGCCGAAATCGGCGTCGCCCTGATGGGAACGTGGCTGCGGGTGCGTGAGCAGGTGCATTCGGCCTATCTCGGCCTCAACATCCAGAGCGGCGATCTCGACGTCGCGCGCGCGCTGCAACGACTGACCGGCTATTTCGCCGCGCATGGCGGCGGCCAGGCCAAGGCCCGCGCCGTCGGGACCTTGGCCGCGCAGGTGCAGCGCGAGGCCAACGTGCTCGCTTATCTCGATGCGTTCTGGCTGTGCTTCTGGCTCGCGATCGCCGCGCTGCTGCTGGTCGCCCTGATCACGCGCGCGCCGTCGGGCCCGTTCTCGCCGACACCGATCGGTCTGAGGGCGGCGTGGATGCGACGGTTCGGAACGTCGACGACGTGA
- a CDS encoding efflux RND transporter periplasmic adaptor subunit, translated as MPSSEIRSSGRLKRWLSTVAAAGLVIAAGSYAGSQYFHFSSAPNAARAAAPEQAVPVTVAVVEPRQASLWDEFSGRLEAVERVEIRPRVAGAILGTNFTEGSLVKAGDVLFKIDPAPYAAEVDRAQAQLEAARARAAFAANELERGAQLVGNSIVTKRDYDQRDNGNREAIANVKAAEATLQTAKLNLDYTQVRAPVDGRVGRIEVTVGNLVAAGSASPVLTSLVSVNPIYASFDATEELVLRALSAIADGSGKRGNLDRIPVEMTTSGGITASGHIQLIDNQVNGQSGTIRVRAVFKNEDGRLIPGQFARVRMGQPQQQSLVLLDERAIGTDQDKKFVMVVGDDERAVYRPVSLGGSVDGLRIISAGLKPGERVVVNGLQRVRPGALLKTQVAAMGARDGAATDNKRLAQR; from the coding sequence ATGCCTTCGTCCGAAATTCGTTCTTCCGGCCGCCTGAAGCGGTGGCTGAGCACCGTCGCCGCCGCCGGCTTGGTGATTGCCGCCGGCTCCTACGCCGGCTCCCAATATTTCCACTTCAGTTCCGCGCCGAATGCGGCCCGCGCCGCGGCCCCCGAACAGGCCGTCCCCGTTACGGTTGCCGTCGTCGAGCCGCGCCAGGCGAGCCTGTGGGACGAGTTCTCCGGCCGGCTTGAAGCCGTCGAGCGGGTCGAGATCCGGCCGCGGGTGGCCGGTGCCATTCTCGGCACCAATTTCACCGAGGGCTCGCTGGTCAAGGCTGGCGACGTCCTGTTCAAGATCGACCCGGCGCCCTACGCCGCCGAGGTCGACCGGGCGCAGGCGCAACTGGAAGCGGCGCGCGCCCGCGCCGCCTTCGCCGCCAACGAACTGGAGCGCGGCGCGCAGCTGGTTGGCAATTCCATCGTGACCAAGCGCGATTACGACCAGCGCGACAACGGCAATCGCGAAGCCATCGCCAACGTCAAGGCCGCCGAAGCGACCTTGCAGACAGCCAAGCTCAATCTCGACTACACGCAGGTGCGCGCGCCGGTCGACGGCCGGGTCGGCCGGATCGAGGTCACGGTCGGCAACCTCGTCGCCGCCGGGTCGGCCTCGCCGGTGCTGACCTCGCTGGTGTCCGTCAACCCGATCTATGCGAGCTTCGACGCCACCGAAGAGCTGGTGTTGCGCGCATTGTCGGCGATTGCCGACGGCTCGGGCAAACGCGGCAATCTCGACCGCATCCCGGTCGAGATGACGACCTCGGGCGGCATCACGGCATCCGGCCATATCCAGTTGATCGACAATCAGGTCAACGGGCAGAGCGGCACGATCCGCGTCCGCGCCGTGTTCAAGAACGAGGACGGCCGGCTGATCCCCGGCCAGTTCGCGCGCGTGCGCATGGGCCAGCCGCAGCAGCAATCGCTGGTGCTGCTCGACGAGCGCGCCATCGGCACCGACCAGGACAAAAAATTCGTGATGGTGGTCGGCGACGACGAGCGCGCTGTCTATCGCCCGGTCAGCCTCGGCGGCAGCGTCGACGGCCTGCGCATCATCTCCGCCGGCCTCAAGCCCGGCGAGCGCGTGGTGGTCAATGGCCTCCAGCGGGTGCGGCCAGGTGCGTTGTTGAAGACGCAGGTGGCCGCGATGGGCGCACGCGACGGGGCGGCCACTGACAACAAGCGACTGGCGCAGCGCTGA
- a CDS encoding TetR/AcrR family transcriptional regulator has product MGIGRPRTFDRDTALDQAMEVFWRHGYEGATIAQLTDAMGINPPSLYAAFGSKEALLRAALDRYTARREAWMDEVLSAPTAHEVTARMLMGVAEKQTDPSNPPGCLLVQGGLACGSGSSNVPFELAARRAQTEEQLRHRFERAKREGDLAEAADPAALARYVSAVITGMSVMASSGADREALSQVAVVAIKAIEDQSVRAPAAAN; this is encoded by the coding sequence ATGGGCATCGGACGGCCCCGGACTTTCGATCGCGACACCGCGCTGGACCAGGCGATGGAGGTGTTTTGGCGCCATGGCTATGAGGGCGCCACCATCGCCCAGCTCACCGATGCCATGGGCATCAACCCGCCCAGCCTCTATGCCGCGTTCGGCAGCAAGGAGGCCCTGCTCAGGGCCGCGCTCGACCGCTACACGGCGCGACGGGAGGCCTGGATGGACGAGGTGCTGAGCGCGCCGACCGCCCACGAGGTCACCGCGCGGATGCTGATGGGCGTCGCCGAGAAACAGACCGATCCCTCCAATCCGCCCGGCTGCCTGCTGGTGCAGGGCGGTCTCGCCTGCGGCTCCGGCTCTTCCAACGTGCCGTTCGAGCTCGCGGCCCGCCGCGCACAGACCGAGGAGCAGCTCCGGCACCGTTTCGAGCGCGCCAAGCGCGAAGGCGATCTGGCTGAAGCCGCCGACCCCGCTGCGCTCGCGCGCTATGTTTCCGCCGTGATCACCGGCATGAGCGTGATGGCGTCGTCAGGCGCCGACCGCGAGGCATTATCCCAGGTCGCCGTCGTCGCGATCAAGGCGATCGAGGATCAGTCGGTGAGGGCGCCGGCGGCGGCGAACTGA
- a CDS encoding HlyD family secretion protein: MSETPSNVDAAARAASTPPAAAPGLWARLGIPLLAVIAALAFVALATTRWNAWTGNATTQSTNDAYVRADLTQLSSRVAGEVTKVAVSDFQQVKAGDLLVQIDPADYEAQVSQAEANVEAAQAALDNLSNQVELQYATIAQAEAQQVSAGAAEVQARQEEERQQSLSQSEAGTKQRLEQATAAYAKAQADVRASRAVIAAQRHQLEVLTGTKKQRGADLAGAKAALAAARLKLGYTRITAPFDGVVGQRQVQVGDYVNIGSSLIAVVPLPHVFVIANYKETQLTHVAPGQPVEITVDSFPGQRLHGRVERIAPASGSQFALLPPDNATGNFTKVVQRIPVRIALDGDQPLLARLLPGMSVVTHIRTNGQADGAK, translated from the coding sequence TTGAGTGAAACACCGAGCAACGTCGACGCGGCGGCGCGCGCTGCATCGACGCCGCCCGCCGCGGCGCCCGGGCTCTGGGCGCGTCTCGGCATTCCACTGCTTGCGGTGATCGCAGCGCTCGCCTTCGTGGCGCTCGCGACCACGCGCTGGAACGCCTGGACCGGCAACGCAACGACCCAGTCGACCAACGATGCCTATGTGCGCGCCGACCTGACGCAGCTCTCGAGCCGCGTGGCCGGCGAGGTGACGAAGGTTGCGGTCAGCGATTTCCAGCAGGTCAAGGCCGGCGACCTGCTGGTCCAGATCGATCCGGCCGACTACGAGGCACAGGTGTCGCAGGCCGAGGCCAATGTCGAAGCGGCGCAGGCGGCGCTCGACAACCTCAGCAATCAGGTCGAGCTGCAATACGCGACCATCGCCCAGGCCGAGGCGCAGCAGGTCTCGGCCGGCGCGGCCGAGGTGCAGGCCAGGCAGGAGGAAGAGCGCCAGCAGTCGCTGTCGCAGAGCGAGGCAGGTACCAAGCAGCGGCTGGAACAGGCAACGGCCGCTTATGCCAAGGCACAGGCGGACGTGCGCGCGAGCCGCGCGGTGATCGCCGCGCAGCGTCATCAGCTCGAGGTGCTCACCGGCACCAAGAAGCAGCGCGGCGCCGATCTCGCCGGTGCCAAGGCCGCGCTCGCCGCCGCGCGGCTCAAGCTCGGCTACACCAGGATCACCGCGCCATTCGACGGCGTCGTCGGACAGCGCCAGGTGCAGGTCGGCGACTACGTCAATATCGGCAGCAGCCTGATCGCGGTGGTGCCGCTGCCGCATGTCTTCGTCATCGCCAACTACAAGGAAACGCAGCTCACCCATGTCGCGCCCGGCCAGCCGGTCGAGATCACCGTGGACTCGTTCCCGGGCCAGAGGCTGCATGGCCGCGTCGAGCGGATCGCGCCGGCCTCCGGCTCGCAATTCGCGCTGCTGCCGCCCGACAATGCCACCGGCAACTTCACCAAGGTCGTGCAGCGCATTCCGGTCCGCATCGCCCTCGACGGCGACCAGCCGCTGCTCGCGCGGCTGCTGCCGGGCATGTCGGTCGTGACCCACATCCGCACCAACGGCCAGGCCGATGGCGCCAAGTGA
- a CDS encoding sensor histidine kinase: MLGHQSQDTAFPILLERAGVRNDMRSYRLIQQSALAEFSRAALQTRDIHVALQRAAALGAKGLNAPFAMVMEFVADGKRQLVRAGYGWPSSVEQSSFVVDSTSPAGRAFQTGQAIITGRAPPDGRFEIPGLPVDRGIKTSISVRIERGGRGGGYFGVLQVDSPAPRRFDEADAAFLTEFADIVGIAIERLHEETRLRDALDHQAMLTREMGHRVKNSLSSVVAMLRVQAFGTDSVEAKLALGEAGSRVAAIAQVHDHLSRASQIGFIDVDVFLIDFCKRLQRVAGARILNCDAHPMRLSADHAVPLGLLLNELVSNAVKHAYPGQDGPIDISARDIDGCLQLSVSDQGVGLPDGFDIDQPRTSLGFRMIKGMVQQLRGRLTLSANQPTGTRVLFELPILPRNEAVVPAALVTTERPVLEKAR, translated from the coding sequence GTGTTGGGACATCAGAGCCAAGATACCGCTTTTCCGATCCTTCTCGAGCGCGCGGGCGTCCGGAATGACATGCGCAGCTACAGGCTCATCCAACAATCTGCGCTCGCCGAATTCAGTCGTGCTGCATTGCAGACCCGCGACATCCACGTCGCTCTTCAGCGCGCCGCCGCGCTCGGTGCCAAGGGCCTCAATGCACCGTTCGCGATGGTGATGGAATTCGTGGCGGACGGAAAGAGACAGCTGGTCCGCGCGGGGTACGGATGGCCGAGCTCGGTCGAACAATCATCGTTCGTCGTGGACAGTACCTCGCCTGCCGGACGCGCCTTCCAGACGGGTCAAGCCATCATCACCGGTCGCGCCCCCCCGGATGGTCGCTTCGAGATACCGGGGCTTCCAGTAGACCGCGGCATCAAGACGTCGATCAGCGTCCGGATCGAACGCGGCGGACGAGGCGGCGGCTATTTCGGCGTGCTCCAGGTCGACAGTCCGGCCCCCCGCCGCTTCGACGAGGCGGACGCTGCCTTCCTCACCGAATTCGCCGACATCGTCGGGATTGCAATCGAGCGCCTGCATGAGGAGACGCGGCTCCGGGACGCCTTGGACCATCAAGCCATGCTGACGCGCGAAATGGGTCACCGCGTCAAGAACAGCCTGTCTTCCGTCGTGGCCATGCTCCGGGTGCAGGCATTCGGGACGGATTCCGTTGAGGCCAAGCTTGCCCTCGGCGAGGCCGGATCGCGCGTAGCAGCCATTGCCCAGGTTCATGATCATCTCTCGCGTGCATCACAGATCGGCTTCATCGACGTCGACGTCTTCCTCATAGACTTCTGCAAGAGGCTGCAACGCGTCGCGGGAGCGCGTATCCTGAACTGCGATGCCCATCCGATGCGGCTGTCGGCCGATCACGCCGTGCCTCTCGGTCTCCTGCTCAATGAGTTGGTCAGCAACGCCGTGAAACATGCCTATCCTGGCCAGGACGGACCGATCGACATCTCCGCCCGCGACATCGACGGTTGCCTGCAGCTCAGCGTGTCCGATCAGGGCGTCGGTCTGCCCGATGGTTTCGACATCGATCAACCGCGCACGAGCCTGGGGTTCCGGATGATCAAGGGGATGGTCCAGCAGCTTCGCGGCCGTCTCACCCTGAGCGCCAACCAGCCGACTGGCACGCGTGTCCTGTTCGAACTGCCGATCCTCCCCCGCAATGAAGCGGTTGTCCCGGCAGCCCTCGTCACCACAGAGCGCCCGGTGCTGGAGAAGGCCCGGTGA
- the galE gene encoding UDP-glucose 4-epimerase GalE has translation MGHNGAILVAGGAGYIGAHCCKAVAGAGYVPICYDNLSTGHRRFVRWGPLVVGDIADSARVADTIRAHAVGAVMHLAGPSTIGESVADPHKYYLNNVVGTLGLLQGMREAGCARLVFSSTGAVYGDAGRDPIPESAAGSALNPYGRSKYMIEQILADYQAAYGLSAIVLRYFNAGGADASGLIGELRDPETHLIPRALMAILGHVPDFAIFGTDYDTPDGTAVRDYVHVDDLAAAHIAAMERLLQTGSGGTYNLGTGRGHSVREIVDAIGRETGERVPLVVRARRAGDPPVLVADPHLAQQELGFAAHRSDLGTIIRSAWTWHQTAHPRIA, from the coding sequence ATGGGTCACAACGGAGCGATCCTGGTTGCCGGCGGCGCCGGCTACATCGGGGCTCATTGCTGCAAGGCTGTCGCCGGGGCCGGCTACGTGCCGATCTGCTACGACAATCTGTCCACCGGCCATCGCCGCTTCGTGCGATGGGGACCGCTGGTGGTCGGCGACATCGCCGACAGCGCCAGAGTGGCTGACACCATCCGCGCCCACGCGGTCGGCGCGGTGATGCACCTGGCCGGGCCGAGCACGATCGGCGAATCCGTCGCCGATCCGCACAAATATTATCTGAACAACGTCGTCGGCACATTGGGCCTGCTGCAGGGCATGCGCGAGGCCGGCTGCGCGCGGCTGGTGTTCTCCTCGACCGGCGCGGTCTATGGCGACGCCGGGCGGGATCCGATTCCCGAGAGCGCCGCGGGATCGGCCCTGAATCCATACGGCCGCTCGAAATACATGATCGAGCAGATCCTGGCGGACTATCAGGCAGCCTACGGCCTGTCGGCCATCGTGCTGCGCTACTTCAACGCCGGCGGCGCCGACGCGTCAGGCCTGATCGGTGAGTTGCGCGATCCCGAGACGCACCTGATCCCGCGAGCGCTGATGGCGATCCTCGGCCACGTGCCGGACTTTGCGATCTTCGGCACCGACTATGACACACCCGACGGGACCGCCGTGCGCGATTACGTTCACGTCGACGATCTCGCGGCAGCCCACATCGCGGCGATGGAGCGTCTGCTGCAGACCGGTTCGGGTGGCACCTACAATCTCGGGACCGGCCGCGGCCATTCGGTGCGCGAGATCGTCGATGCAATCGGCAGGGAGACCGGCGAGCGGGTCCCGCTGGTGGTGCGCGCGCGCCGCGCCGGCGATCCACCGGTCCTGGTCGCAGATCCCCATCTTGCCCAGCAGGAGCTCGGCTTCGCGGCGCATCGGTCCGATCTCGGCACGATCATCCGCTCGGCCTGGACCTGGCACCAGACCGCGCACCCCCGGATCGCATGA